One window of the Desulfitibacter alkalitolerans DSM 16504 genome contains the following:
- a CDS encoding aldehyde ferredoxin oxidoreductase family protein: MDKILRVNMTNQKVSLEDVLEKYQKLGGRALTSQIVCDEVPASCDPLGSENKVIIAPGLLGGTNVPLSGRISIGAKSPLTGTIKESNAGGVTGHKLAKIGLKAIIVEGQAQKGLYILVIDGQKGILVSADELASLGNYELVNKLREKYGSSSGYITVGPAGELGLRTACIANTDPDCRPSRVNGRGGLGAVMGTKGLKAIVILNSDLNFISYYDKEKFFEESKQVVQFIKEHPSISVYRDYGTAALVNITNNMGCLPTRNFSNGQFEGADNISGETMFELIKSRGGQGRTSHRCMPGCIVGCSNIYPDASGNELVAPLEYETIGLMGSNLGIDNLDTIAKLNYLCNDIGIDTIETGAAVGVAMEAGILPFGDGVKTIELVESIRDNTILGRLIGNGTLITGRVLGVKRIPTVKGQALAAYDPRGLKGLGVTYSTTPMGADHTAGSTLRAQVDHRKPDGQAQASRKSQRTMTLFDSLGMCMFTMPSLGIHIQTLANLVNARYGLTLNESSLIQLSIDTITAERNFNSNAGFRNIDDRLPEFMYKEKLPSADTVFDVPDHELDWVHGSEE; the protein is encoded by the coding sequence ATGGATAAGATTTTAAGAGTAAATATGACTAATCAAAAAGTTTCTTTAGAAGATGTTCTAGAAAAGTATCAAAAACTTGGAGGCAGGGCACTTACATCACAAATAGTTTGCGATGAAGTTCCAGCTAGCTGTGATCCATTGGGAAGTGAAAATAAGGTTATTATTGCTCCTGGATTGTTGGGAGGCACGAATGTACCATTATCCGGCAGGATTTCAATTGGTGCCAAGAGTCCTTTAACTGGAACAATTAAGGAAAGTAATGCAGGAGGTGTAACAGGACATAAACTAGCTAAAATTGGCTTAAAAGCAATTATTGTTGAAGGTCAAGCCCAAAAGGGATTATATATTTTAGTTATAGATGGACAAAAGGGGATCCTTGTTAGTGCAGATGAACTTGCATCACTTGGGAATTATGAACTAGTTAATAAGTTGAGAGAAAAATATGGAAGCAGCAGCGGATATATAACAGTAGGTCCTGCCGGAGAGCTTGGACTACGAACTGCATGTATAGCCAATACTGATCCTGATTGCCGTCCAAGCAGGGTTAATGGCCGCGGCGGCCTAGGTGCAGTTATGGGAACAAAGGGTCTTAAAGCCATAGTCATTCTAAATTCTGACCTTAACTTCATTTCTTATTATGATAAGGAAAAGTTTTTTGAAGAAAGCAAGCAGGTTGTACAGTTTATTAAAGAACATCCATCCATATCTGTTTACAGGGACTATGGAACAGCTGCATTAGTAAACATAACAAACAACATGGGTTGTTTGCCTACTAGAAATTTTAGCAATGGCCAGTTTGAAGGTGCAGACAATATCTCTGGCGAGACCATGTTTGAGCTTATTAAAAGTCGTGGCGGCCAGGGCAGAACCAGCCATAGGTGCATGCCAGGCTGTATAGTTGGCTGTTCAAATATTTACCCAGATGCCAGCGGCAATGAATTAGTGGCTCCCCTGGAATATGAAACCATAGGTTTAATGGGCTCTAATCTGGGCATAGATAATCTGGATACCATTGCCAAACTAAATTACCTCTGTAATGATATTGGCATTGATACCATAGAAACAGGAGCTGCCGTAGGAGTTGCCATGGAAGCTGGTATTCTGCCCTTTGGTGATGGCGTAAAGACAATAGAATTAGTAGAAAGTATTAGAGACAATACCATTTTAGGCAGGTTAATAGGAAACGGAACTCTTATAACTGGCAGGGTTCTTGGTGTAAAAAGGATTCCAACAGTTAAAGGACAGGCACTGGCAGCATATGATCCAAGGGGATTAAAGGGTCTTGGGGTAACTTATTCTACTACTCCAATGGGTGCTGACCATACTGCAGGTTCAACCTTGAGAGCACAAGTAGATCATAGAAAACCTGACGGCCAGGCCCAGGCTTCAAGAAAATCCCAGAGAACAATGACCCTATTTGATTCATTGGGGATGTGCATGTTTACAATGCCCAGCCTGGGTATCCACATTCAAACTTTAGCAAATCTGGTTAATGCAAGATATGGTCTTACCCTAAATGAAAGCAGCCTAATTCAATTAAGTATAGATACAATAACCGCAGAAAGGAATTTCAATTCTAACGCAGGTTTTAGAAATATAGATGATAGACTGCCTGAATTTATGTATAAGGAAAAGCTTCCTTCAGCTGATACTGTTTTTGATGTTCCTGATCATGAATTGGATTGGGTCCATGGTAGTGAAGAATAA
- the larC gene encoding nickel pincer cofactor biosynthesis protein LarC has protein sequence MNRILYFDCSAGASGDMTLGALLHLGVKVDDLNAELGKLPVKGFQVSVQKVKKRGIEALKAEVLITEEDAPHRGLTTIKNIINESTLDGKVKDIAIKIFTKLGEAEAKIHGTTVDKIHFHEVGAIDAIVDIVGTAILIDRLQIDEVYASSIHTGSGFVTCQHGIMPIPAPATLELLKGVPIYSTEIKGELTTPTGAAILSTLAKEFGRMPLMKVDRIGYGAGTKDLAIPNVLRVSLGYLQEGQDSSNQEACLDHHQQWMLECNIDDMNHEFIDHIMGRLFQAGARDVYITPIQMKKNRPALKLSVLYGKEIEEKVFSIIFTETTSIGIRKYPVEKVMLDRKTQSVETPWGNVNVKLAYYKGDLANIAPEYEDCKRLAEKTGLPIKHIYSEVNNLIKNML, from the coding sequence TTGAATAGGATACTATATTTTGACTGTTCAGCTGGAGCTAGTGGAGACATGACATTAGGAGCCCTTTTGCATCTGGGAGTAAAAGTTGATGATTTAAATGCAGAGCTTGGCAAGCTGCCAGTTAAAGGCTTTCAAGTAAGTGTACAAAAGGTTAAGAAAAGGGGAATTGAGGCCCTTAAGGCAGAAGTGCTCATAACTGAAGAGGATGCACCCCACAGGGGACTTACTACAATTAAAAACATCATAAATGAAAGCACCCTGGATGGAAAGGTAAAGGATATAGCTATTAAAATCTTCACTAAATTGGGGGAAGCAGAAGCAAAGATCCACGGTACTACAGTTGATAAAATTCACTTTCATGAGGTGGGCGCCATTGATGCAATAGTGGATATAGTTGGCACTGCAATCCTTATAGACAGGCTGCAGATTGATGAAGTGTATGCCTCATCAATCCATACTGGAAGCGGTTTTGTTACCTGTCAGCATGGAATAATGCCCATACCTGCGCCAGCAACCCTGGAGCTTCTAAAGGGCGTACCTATCTACTCTACGGAAATTAAGGGAGAATTAACAACTCCTACGGGAGCGGCTATTTTAAGTACCCTGGCAAAGGAATTTGGCAGGATGCCATTAATGAAAGTAGATAGGATAGGCTATGGAGCAGGTACTAAAGATCTAGCTATACCAAATGTCCTGAGAGTGTCCCTCGGTTACTTGCAGGAGGGGCAGGATAGCAGTAATCAGGAGGCGTGCCTTGACCACCACCAACAGTGGATGCTGGAATGCAACATAGATGATATGAATCACGAATTTATAGACCATATCATGGGCAGGCTTTTCCAGGCAGGAGCTAGGGATGTTTACATAACACCAATTCAGATGAAAAAGAACCGCCCGGCATTAAAGCTGAGTGTATTATATGGTAAGGAAATAGAAGAAAAGGTATTCTCAATAATCTTTACAGAAACTACTAGTATAGGTATAAGAAAATATCCCGTGGAAAAAGTTATGCTCGACAGAAAAACCCAAAGTGTAGAAACACCCTGGGGTAATGTTAATGTAAAGCTAGCGTATTATAAAGGGGATTTGGCAAATATAGCCCCTGAATATGAGGACTGTAAAAGACTGGCAGAAAAAACCGGACTGCCAATAAAACACATTTATTCGGAAGTAAATAACTTAATAAAAAATATGCTGTAG
- the larB gene encoding nickel pincer cofactor biosynthesis protein LarB: MNENMIKQLLLAVKTGEMDIEQAVCQFKNLPFEDLGYAKIDHHRQLRKGFPEVIYGEGKTSEHIVNIMKKLKERSCSNVLATRINKEVYEVIKEQLPEAKYYQDARILMIEQGEKKARGCIVILSAGTSDLPVAEEAAITAEAMGNNVVRIYDTGVAGIHRLLAQRERLNQAKVIIVVAGMEGALASVVGGLVDKPIIAVPTSVGYGTSFNGLSALLTMLNSCASGVSVVNIDNGFGAAYSASLINALGEE; encoded by the coding sequence ATGAATGAAAATATGATTAAACAATTGCTCTTGGCTGTTAAAACAGGGGAAATGGATATTGAGCAGGCCGTTTGCCAGTTTAAAAACCTGCCTTTTGAGGACCTGGGCTATGCAAAAATAGATCACCATAGACAGCTTAGAAAGGGTTTTCCAGAAGTAATCTATGGTGAAGGAAAAACTTCCGAGCACATAGTAAATATCATGAAAAAGCTAAAGGAAAGAAGCTGTAGTAATGTGCTGGCAACTAGAATCAACAAAGAAGTCTATGAGGTAATAAAGGAGCAGCTGCCAGAGGCAAAGTATTATCAAGATGCAAGGATTCTCATGATTGAACAAGGCGAGAAGAAGGCTCGAGGGTGTATTGTAATTCTTAGTGCAGGCACCTCAGATTTACCAGTTGCAGAGGAAGCGGCCATTACAGCTGAAGCCATGGGGAATAATGTTGTACGCATCTATGATACAGGTGTGGCAGGTATTCACAGACTTCTTGCCCAAAGGGAGAGACTCAACCAAGCAAAGGTAATAATCGTGGTAGCTGGAATGGAAGGGGCCCTGGCAAGTGTAGTGGGTGGTTTAGTTGACAAGCCCATAATAGCAGTTCCTACCAGTGTTGGTTATGGTACAAGCTTTAATGGTCTTTCTGCTTTATTGACCATGCTAAATAGCTGTGCAAGTGGGGTTAGTGTTGTAAATATTGATAATGGCTTTGGGGCGGCATATTCAGCTTCCTTGATTAATGCCCTGGGGGAAGAATAA
- a CDS encoding MFS transporter, whose translation MTKTNIRNMLFLFLITFAFFLSLDILQLPFPLYIEGLGGSPRTIGWLIGITGIMTVIVRPLMGAWSDVHGKKGILIIGMLAWFLSPLFLLMGDSFLWIAMIRIFQSIGMAGVVLATQALMAEQVEQEKRGQALALQGIGDASAIIIGPLIGFLLAEYYGFNWVFLVAALVAAVGLVLTLGVKEEKGPINPSKKEVMKRPKRSKRSWKELVKDPLLLVPTTIGLAIAFSFGAILIFMAVFANQLGVANIGYLFAFLGVFLVMGRYVVGRISDKVGREIVILPTILSTAAGMYIIAFFPGDIYFYIACALIGLGFGGGHTGLIAFTVDNCSPENRGFTISFFGNAFDLGISLSGFILGVIASLTSYNIAFFAGGTLTVVLGCLVWFFYLSYKVKIGNGRKIDI comes from the coding sequence ATGACTAAAACTAATATACGTAATATGCTTTTTTTATTTCTGATAACATTTGCTTTCTTTTTAAGCCTGGACATACTGCAGCTTCCTTTCCCTCTTTATATTGAAGGCCTGGGAGGGAGCCCGCGTACAATTGGTTGGCTAATAGGTATAACTGGGATAATGACAGTTATAGTTAGACCATTAATGGGTGCCTGGAGTGATGTTCACGGTAAAAAGGGAATACTTATTATAGGTATGCTTGCCTGGTTTTTATCTCCCCTGTTCCTGCTTATGGGAGATAGTTTTTTATGGATAGCTATGATTAGAATATTTCAAAGCATAGGCATGGCAGGGGTAGTCCTTGCCACCCAGGCCCTTATGGCAGAGCAGGTTGAGCAGGAAAAGAGAGGTCAGGCACTAGCACTTCAGGGTATAGGAGATGCTTCTGCTATTATTATTGGGCCCCTTATTGGATTTTTGCTGGCAGAATACTATGGCTTTAACTGGGTTTTCCTTGTGGCTGCATTGGTTGCGGCTGTTGGACTGGTACTAACCCTTGGCGTCAAAGAAGAGAAAGGGCCGATTAACCCTTCCAAGAAAGAAGTAATGAAAAGGCCAAAAAGGTCAAAAAGATCATGGAAGGAACTGGTTAAGGATCCTCTTTTGCTTGTGCCAACAACAATTGGCCTTGCAATAGCATTTTCCTTTGGTGCTATACTAATTTTCATGGCAGTATTTGCTAACCAGCTGGGTGTTGCCAATATAGGATATTTATTTGCCTTCCTGGGAGTCTTCCTGGTAATGGGAAGATATGTAGTAGGCAGGATTTCCGATAAGGTTGGCAGGGAAATAGTCATATTACCCACAATACTTTCAACAGCCGCCGGTATGTATATAATTGCCTTTTTCCCTGGGGACATATATTTTTATATTGCTTGTGCTTTAATAGGCTTGGGCTTTGGTGGAGGACATACAGGACTAATAGCTTTTACCGTAGACAACTGTTCACCAGAAAACAGGGGCTTTACCATTTCTTTTTTCGGCAATGCTTTTGATCTGGGCATATCCCTGTCAGGGTTTATTTTGGGTGTAATAGCAAGCCTTACGTCATATAATATAGCTTTTTTTGCTGGAGGAACATTAACAGTTGTTTTAGGGTGTTTAGTGTGGTTTTTTTACCTATCGTATAAGGTTAAGATAGGTAATGGAAGAAAAATAGACATATAA
- a CDS encoding ABC transporter permease, whose protein sequence is MQKNGNKIKGITTKIFDSQSYIIAVAVLLVIWWVVSVLINKPVLPTPGAALLEFYFQLQMGLVHHAWVSFYRIGVSLFLALVIGVPLGILLGTHKRLDSYIAPMVYLTYPIPKIVFLPVLLILLGYGDSSKIFLITLIVFYQILVTTRDAARGIDPGLIMSVKSLGAGYWHLYFHVYFLGCLPEILTALRVALGTAIAVLFIAEAYATQEGLGYFIMDSMGRFNYSRMFAGIIGMALLGFFMYIVIDLFEKVFCRWKHLKK, encoded by the coding sequence ATGCAAAAAAATGGCAATAAAATTAAGGGAATCACTACTAAAATATTTGACTCCCAGTCCTACATTATAGCGGTAGCTGTTTTGCTCGTTATATGGTGGGTTGTTTCTGTGCTGATTAATAAGCCCGTGCTGCCAACCCCAGGTGCTGCCTTATTGGAGTTTTATTTTCAGCTTCAAATGGGACTAGTACATCATGCCTGGGTTAGCTTCTATAGAATTGGCGTGAGTTTGTTCCTTGCCCTGGTCATTGGTGTACCCCTGGGTATCTTGCTGGGCACTCATAAAAGACTAGATTCATATATTGCCCCAATGGTATATTTAACTTATCCTATCCCCAAAATAGTTTTTCTGCCAGTGTTATTAATTCTCCTTGGATATGGGGACAGTTCAAAAATATTTTTAATTACGCTCATTGTCTTTTACCAGATACTTGTTACCACTAGGGATGCAGCAAGGGGGATAGACCCCGGGCTAATTATGTCAGTAAAATCTCTAGGTGCTGGATACTGGCACTTATATTTTCATGTTTATTTCTTAGGCTGTCTTCCAGAAATATTAACTGCTTTGAGGGTTGCATTAGGTACCGCTATTGCTGTACTATTTATAGCAGAGGCATATGCTACCCAGGAGGGTCTTGGCTATTTTATCATGGACTCCATGGGTAGATTTAATTACTCTAGAATGTTTGCAGGAATCATTGGTATGGCATTGCTGGGGTTTTTCATGTATATTGTGATAGACCTTTTTGAAAAGGTGTTCTGCAGGTGGAAACACCTGAAAAAGTAG
- a CDS encoding ABC transporter ATP-binding protein produces the protein MDFIKNHKSTVPFAQLKSLSVVYDQKGEQVEAVRDVSLDIRPGEFGVIIGPSGCGKSTLLYVLSGLLKPQEGEVYIDGQALTSRRNDTTLILQDYGLLPWKTVEQNVALGLLIRGYSKGEARKRVNTILTDLAIDALAKRFPAQLSGGQRQRVAIARSLALKPRLLLMDEPFSSLDALTRESLQGLLLDIWEKTKLSILLVTHNIEEAVFMGQRIFVMSKNPGTIINIVDNPMAGDISYRGKKEFYDGCAYLRSLLQ, from the coding sequence ATGGACTTTATTAAAAATCATAAAAGCACAGTCCCTTTTGCCCAGCTTAAATCCTTAAGTGTGGTATATGACCAGAAGGGTGAGCAGGTAGAAGCTGTAAGGGATGTAAGCCTGGACATTAGACCTGGGGAATTTGGTGTAATAATTGGACCTTCAGGGTGTGGAAAAAGCACACTATTATACGTACTGTCTGGGCTTCTTAAACCCCAGGAAGGGGAGGTTTATATTGACGGGCAGGCACTTACTTCAAGAAGAAATGATACAACCCTTATTCTTCAGGATTATGGGCTGTTACCCTGGAAAACAGTTGAACAAAATGTTGCCCTGGGTCTTTTAATTAGAGGATATTCAAAAGGTGAAGCCAGAAAGCGGGTAAACACAATACTAACTGATTTAGCTATTGATGCCCTTGCCAAACGTTTTCCTGCCCAGTTAAGTGGCGGACAAAGACAACGGGTTGCCATAGCGAGGAGCCTGGCTCTAAAGCCCAGGCTTCTTCTTATGGATGAACCATTTTCCTCGTTAGATGCTTTGACAAGGGAAAGCCTGCAGGGGTTATTGCTAGACATCTGGGAGAAAACAAAGTTAAGTATTCTCCTTGTTACCCATAATATTGAAGAAGCAGTTTTCATGGGTCAACGCATATTTGTTATGTCCAAGAACCCAGGAACAATAATCAATATAGTAGACAATCCCATGGCTGGAGATATTTCCTATAGAGGCAAAAAGGAATTCTATGACGGGTGCGCCTATTTACGATCTCTGCTGCAGTAG
- a CDS encoding ABC transporter substrate-binding protein produces MNIRNKRIIIIIAILLMSALIAGCGNSQTSEPKAENIIRIGIFPIGDMLPLVVGIEEGYFAEKDLKVELVPFQSAVEKESAFQSGNLDGIITDIIVAYSLKAAGVPIKIGSLTTGVTPEEGPFGIVAAPESGINSLLDLQGKKVGISFNTIIEYVLDGLLDQEGLNEDFVEKVSVPKIPVRMEMLMNGQLDAAVLPEPLLTFAQFQGAALIADDTSGENLSQVVLVFHSQFVEKNLNQLKDFYEAYAQAVDAINSNPEKYHELFIAETRVPEAIKDIYPVPVFPRPQLPEQRDMEKVNNWLMEKELLSIPIKYEDLIIDGLY; encoded by the coding sequence ATGAATATAAGGAATAAGAGAATAATTATAATAATTGCTATTTTATTGATGTCTGCTTTAATTGCAGGCTGTGGCAATTCACAAACTAGTGAACCCAAAGCAGAAAACATTATCAGAATAGGAATATTTCCAATAGGTGATATGCTTCCCCTTGTCGTAGGAATTGAAGAAGGTTATTTTGCAGAAAAGGACTTAAAGGTTGAACTGGTTCCCTTCCAAAGTGCAGTAGAAAAAGAAAGTGCCTTTCAGTCTGGTAATCTTGATGGTATAATAACAGATATAATTGTAGCATATTCTTTAAAGGCTGCTGGAGTTCCTATAAAAATTGGCTCCCTGACCACAGGTGTTACCCCTGAAGAGGGCCCTTTTGGTATTGTAGCAGCACCTGAATCAGGAATAAATAGCCTGCTGGACTTACAAGGGAAAAAAGTAGGCATCTCATTTAATACCATTATTGAATATGTGCTGGATGGTCTCCTTGACCAGGAAGGCTTGAATGAGGACTTTGTTGAAAAGGTTTCAGTACCTAAAATACCTGTCAGAATGGAAATGCTGATGAACGGCCAGCTGGATGCTGCCGTTTTGCCGGAACCTTTGCTGACATTTGCCCAGTTTCAAGGGGCAGCATTAATTGCAGATGATACTTCAGGTGAAAACCTTTCACAGGTAGTATTAGTCTTTCATTCACAATTTGTTGAAAAAAACCTGAATCAGCTTAAAGACTTTTATGAAGCATATGCTCAAGCTGTAGATGCAATTAATTCTAACCCTGAAAAGTATCATGAACTATTTATAGCAGAGACTAGGGTTCCAGAAGCAATAAAGGATATTTATCCCGTACCCGTATTTCCCAGACCTCAGCTTCCTGAACAACGGGACATGGAAAAGGTAAATAATTGGCTTATGGAGAAGGAGCTGCTGAGTATTCCTATAAAATATGAGGATTTGATAATTGATGGACTTTATTAA
- a CDS encoding inositol monophosphatase family protein: MIELDNKELLEIGLHITDEVSCHVKKLLSKNIKLHTHFDRVNSSGDKITLFDQEVNERIITILKNLPQIHPLIIISEETGVEVIGSGNPYYFVVLDPVDGSNNIRPFFTPSPNIAMSIAVGYFRDLYERPLTEAIRVSVHREIFGQRVFYGLTGQGAFFTDGSITWPIKASPINSLKEKCIIGIDFDNKNEISHTLQGLVSSHIIQRRLGSSHLDLCQVACGQYDGYISDSARLKVTDVCQSHHLVNEAGGIYAYQIFYKGKAAPQYHGDYLTKVINNQSLLRDLRFKVIAAGTHELFEELSPVFKS, encoded by the coding sequence ATGATAGAATTAGATAACAAAGAATTGCTTGAGATTGGTTTACATATTACAGATGAAGTTTCCTGCCATGTGAAAAAGCTTTTGAGTAAAAATATAAAGCTTCACACCCATTTTGACAGGGTAAATTCATCTGGGGACAAGATTACCCTTTTTGACCAGGAGGTTAATGAAAGGATTATTACAATACTTAAAAATCTACCCCAAATTCATCCCCTGATAATTATAAGTGAAGAAACTGGGGTAGAGGTGATAGGTTCAGGAAACCCATACTATTTTGTGGTGCTTGATCCTGTGGATGGTTCAAATAACATTAGACCTTTTTTCACACCTTCTCCAAACATTGCCATGTCCATTGCAGTAGGCTATTTTAGGGACCTTTATGAAAGGCCTTTAACTGAGGCTATAAGGGTAAGTGTTCACAGGGAAATCTTTGGCCAAAGGGTTTTCTATGGTTTAACGGGTCAAGGCGCTTTTTTTACAGATGGCAGTATCACTTGGCCCATTAAAGCCTCTCCAATCAATTCGTTAAAAGAGAAATGTATTATTGGTATTGACTTTGATAATAAAAATGAAATTTCTCATACTCTGCAGGGGTTGGTTTCGTCACATATTATCCAGCGCAGACTGGGAAGCTCACACTTGGATCTATGTCAGGTTGCTTGTGGCCAATATGATGGATATATATCTGATTCAGCCAGATTAAAGGTGACAGACGTGTGCCAATCTCACCATCTGGTAAATGAGGCAGGTGGAATCTATGCTTATCAGATTTTTTACAAGGGCAAAGCTGCGCCACAATATCATGGGGACTATTTGACAAAGGTTATAAATAACCAGAGTCTCCTTAGAGATTTAAGATTTAAGGTCATAGCTGCAGGCACCCATGAATTATTTGAGGAATTAAGCCCGGTATTTAAAAGTTAA
- a CDS encoding nitroreductase family protein, producing the protein MDFKKVVEERRSIRKFKSNTIPVEDIREIIRMGTLAPSAHNNQNWFFKAVYNKEINDKASKTVLEKIDAIVEKYEINESVKGWRWYSSFFNNAPVVIYVFYSHSQGFMEELVGHKIDPHEIARLSAQPGIQSIGGAIQNILLAAADMGYGACWMTAPNVAAREIEGLLGVPEELKLAAVIPVGVPLEVPQARPRKPLNEVMEIVE; encoded by the coding sequence ATGGACTTTAAAAAAGTGGTTGAAGAAAGAAGAAGCATTCGCAAGTTCAAGTCAAATACAATTCCAGTGGAAGACATTAGAGAGATAATTAGAATGGGGACATTAGCACCTAGTGCTCATAATAACCAGAACTGGTTCTTTAAAGCAGTATATAATAAAGAAATAAATGACAAGGCTTCTAAAACAGTGCTGGAAAAAATTGATGCCATTGTAGAAAAATATGAAATTAATGAGTCTGTAAAGGGGTGGAGATGGTACAGCTCCTTTTTCAATAATGCCCCTGTAGTCATATATGTCTTTTACAGCCACTCACAGGGCTTTATGGAGGAACTTGTTGGACACAAAATAGATCCTCATGAGATAGCTAGATTAAGTGCTCAACCAGGTATCCAAAGTATAGGTGGGGCAATCCAGAATATCCTGCTAGCTGCAGCTGATATGGGCTATGGTGCCTGCTGGATGACTGCTCCCAATGTAGCAGCAAGAGAAATTGAGGGGCTTTTAGGGGTCCCAGAAGAATTGAAGCTGGCAGCAGTTATTCCTGTAGGGGTTCCCTTGGAAGTTCCCCAGGCTCGCCCTAGAAAGCCTTTAAATGAGGTAATGGAGATTGTAGAATAA
- the lepB gene encoding signal peptidase I, with protein sequence MGTFRTLVKKILLNEIVLAIIFALLLKAYVMDSRYVPSSSMHPTLQIKDRLLVNKLSYKFGEMQRGDIIIFEPPPSVDSQYDYVKRLIAMPGDIVEVTNGVLYINGEAVQEDYINELPNYEYPPTQVPADSLFVLGDNRNYSYDSHLWLDWLSLDDVKGKVFFRYWPLDRIGRIE encoded by the coding sequence ATGGGAACTTTTAGAACACTGGTCAAAAAGATACTATTGAATGAAATTGTCCTGGCAATTATTTTTGCATTATTATTGAAGGCCTATGTAATGGACAGCCGCTATGTACCCAGCTCATCAATGCATCCTACCCTACAGATAAAGGACAGACTGCTTGTTAACAAGCTGAGTTATAAATTTGGTGAAATGCAAAGGGGCGATATTATAATATTTGAACCTCCCCCAAGTGTGGACTCCCAGTACGACTATGTTAAAAGATTAATTGCCATGCCAGGCGATATAGTAGAGGTAACTAATGGAGTACTGTATATCAATGGTGAAGCTGTACAGGAAGATTATATTAATGAGCTTCCTAATTATGAATACCCTCCCACACAGGTTCCAGCAGACAGTCTTTTTGTGTTAGGGGATAATAGAAACTATAGCTATGATAGTCATCTATGGTTAGATTGGTTGTCATTAGATGATGTTAAGGGCAAGGTATTCTTTAGATACTGGCCCCTAGATAGAATTGGAAGAATAGAATAG